agttagatcaaataataccatatacctgTCTGTAATAACAAATGGCCTGCCACATACCCTGGTTTGGAATCCAGGGGCAATAAACAACTCTACTTTGGCCTATTCGCACTGCCACGCCACACTCCACTAGTCTGTGTGGTTGCCCTTTTCAATtgctagcatcggtaccgtgctcgatatcataacccatcgccggggtttacatatccatccattagggttttcatttccactatttcacttttctcatatAAATGTTTCCCATATCAATACATatattcattgcagttgttaCACTGCAAtgttcacaattccagtattcacatttcatttccaatattcacatttcatttataGTATTCACACTTCATCATTCATAAATCAATTCTCATATTtcattattcatattgcagaatttcacgttgcaatatttccatattcatatatcaaaattcaCATATTCAGTATTTTCTTTCaatattcataaaacaatattctCAGTAGATTTCTAATTTTCTACTGTTTCATTCTCAACATTTCAATTTCacaattcatctcataataatatataagcaAATATGGGAAtgtatcacatttcatatatttcatcatttctagtatgcacatatcagtattttattttatttttcccatttcatagaaaatcatttccatatttctcatattctacatttctcaatATTCACATATATCAGTGTTTTATATTTCCACTGTTCCCATAAAATCATTTCCGTATATACATTTATcccttttcaatattttctagaaaatcGTATAACTTTtctacatttcatttcattttcttagGAATAttcatcatcatatcattttctcagatttcccatttcaaatcatattttacacaatacatttcataattttcataaaatcatatgccacacaatttctcatctattattcatatcatcataataataatttctatgaatataccataatacatttcacatatatttcaaccagtattttcataaaaatacctGCTATAACTTATTCCTCTTACTTGTCTTAATGAGATGCCCACACAGTTTAATCCTGAGCTCGTGGCATTTCCAGCACAAAaatctacaatttccatttccccaGAACATTCAACAtaattccaacataatttccataaaacatttcctaggctcccaataacctaaataaattgttaaactctaaaataattaatttaccTCGATTTTCCTAAACTATGCTCGTAGGGTCCTGAAATTACACCCGCAACgcttacccgagccctgaattcaataccctaattcaacctcagaatgcccaatatttaacatttccaaatatacaataattaaataataattagccccttaataacctcaGCTTAATTTTGGGGTTATACCTATGACGACCCCATAAGAAATCcgcttcgctagacttgtagagaatcatccctaaattctcatggtggtgtctgatcatcaattgAGGTTAAGATTTACGAgcaattgaggtaaaagtgagaatttagtttaccccaagagatatgcctaagCCGCTCCCATGAaaaatccgcttcggtagaaatggcGGTAGTGGAGAATGGAGTCCGGTAGTATTTTCTAATTTCCGATCGGGTGAATATCAGTCAAAAAATTGAAGGAAGTAGGAGAGAAAGATGGAGGAGCGATGAGAGAATGTGAGAGAGAGTTGGACAATTACAAAGGGGGGCGCTGAATTGAATGaaagattaatatatatatatatatatatataaaatattatattaatatattatattatttaattaattaataatatttatttaattatttaattatttattttaatgaacttaattaattatttaatttaactttattattatttttcttttttcttttttcttttttaaaatcattacaCCTAAATATGGCAACCGCAGAGATTTCTTCATGTCGAATCCACGCTATCTCCTTTTGAAGAGCCTTCTCACAGCGATCAACATTAGCTCGGGCTTCAAGAAACTCATTTTGTATGGCAACATATTTCTCCTTTGCATCCAGGGTCTAGAGTTACATCTCAACTACCTTTTCCTCTTGGGCCAAAACCATAGTCCCCATTTGTAAAAAATACAAGATTTCACAAATTATGAGCACTAAAAACAAGATCATAGGCAAAACTAACAAGGGTACCTGGTAGGTAGTATGTCGTATTGTTGCAGACAAATGATCATGAAGAGACATCTTAGCCTCCACAAGGTCCTCCTCACGCACCGCACGACGCAAGGCAGGACCCATAAGTGTAGGTTCATGAAAGATGGGCCCTTATAAGGAAGTAGGTATGGGCAAATCCCCCAGAGGTAAGGGCTCGCACTCCATTGCAGGGGCATCCACCATCTGAGAAGATTCGCCTTGAaaatctctcttcttcttcttcttactcgACCTTTGCTTCTTTGCCTCGGCCATCACGACCTTGTATTAGTTAAAGTTCATATCTGCaaaaagaaagaggaagaggTAAGGAAATCAAGCACAGCAAAAATATGTGTACATACACCATAGAGTCGGGAAATGTAGAGACTTGGAGAGACAGGACTAAGCCTGTAATGTACAAGGACTCGTTCCTTGAGCAGCTCGCCATGTGGGACAATCCCCTGCCGACTACTAGCTCGCAGGTCTTTAAGAATGGCCTGCTCTGAAGGGAATAGGGTAGGAGCCAAGTGTCACAGCCAGGCTAAAGCAAAAAGAAAGGATtagatatatatacacacacacacacacacacatacacacacacacacacacacacacacacacatacacataacCTATGCACGCGTTGAGAAAGTAAAAGATAAAGTAAGGAACATCACCATCAAGAGGAGTGGACCAGATGCGGGGCCCATGATAGTTTAGCTCCTAGAGGCAAAAAAGAATCGAAACTTCCACTCGTGAATGGAAGAGCTACTAGGAGTAAATAGCTTATACTCGGGAAGAGAATTGAAATAGTACAGTTCCTTTTCTATGAAGTGCGTCCTCATCTGAAAGTAGCTCCGAAATAGAGGCACTGTGGACTGATGACCTTATTTTAGGAAGAGGACAACAAAGGACACCAATAACTAGTAAGAATTGGGGACAAGTTGTGAGGGAGCTATGTTATGAAAACGGAACACATTAGAGAAGAAAGGATGAAAGGGCAACCTAAAACCTAGATCAAGGAAGTCAGTGTACAAGCAGATCTCATTGGGCCCAAGTTTTAGAGCAGACTTGGAACTGGTAGAAAACATTATATGAATGTTTTCAGGAATGGCAAATAAGCAATTTGCATTACACATATCTTTCGGGGAAAGGAACACCAGGAAATCCGTACGGTAACCGGAGGCCTCGATTGAGCCTCCGAGGGCTTCATGAGAATCAAGCTTGAAAGGCAAAGCATGACAAACAACTTACACAACTTAACGATTTGGATCAACAATGCCTATTTTCTACAAATTTTCtataaacacaataaaaaaaaatgaagaacatgaagaacaatgCGTAGAACATCAAAAACAAGTGAAGAACAAAGCAAAAATTAACAtacaaatgcaaaaaaaaaaaaaaaaacaacgaaAAGACACAAAGGGAAAAGCATAGGAAAAGCACACCTAGCAGAGAACCTCTTGATCGGGACAAGGAACAAATGAGCAAATGAACGCCTTTTATAGAGGAAAACTCGCTTAAATCCCAAGAAAGTGCTCATCTAGAGAAGGCAGGAAAGTATTAATTAGTTAgcatttaaaaggaaaaacacAAGTCCCTGTACAAACACATTGCCTACGAAAGATACGTATCCTGCTTGACACACACCAACGAAGCCCCACGTGAACACGCATCCCAACCAGTGGGGACACCCAATAGATGTGATCATGAGTCCCAAGAAATCTCAAATTCCCCAGGTATGGCACAAGTTACAAGAAATTTTGATTCTATGCAGGTGCAATCAACATGGGAGGACCTCGAAACTCTACAACAATGGCCCAATTGACGAGTaaagctcgtgaggccagaaggctgcccaacaaatgagcacagctcattaggcaaaatagCCCCAACTAACGAGTaaagctcgtgaggccaaaagGTTGCCGAACAAATgaacacaactcattaggcaaaatcagCCCAACTGGCgagcaaagctcgtgaggccagaaggcTGCCCAACAAATGAGTACAGGCTAAATCGACCCAACTAACGAGCAAAGCTTGTGAGGCCAAAAGAATGCCTAACAGCtcagcagctcggcaagaatgcatACGAAGAGTAGCTTGGTAAAAATGCCCACAAAGAGAAGCTTGGCAGCTCGACAAGAATGCCTATGAAGAGCAACTCaacaagaatgcccatgaagagcagttCAGTAAGAATGCCTATGGAGAGCAGCTCGACAATAATGCCCAcaaagagcagctcgacaaaaatgcccacgaagagcagctcggcaagaatgtcCATGAAGAGCAGTTTGGTGGTTCGGCAAGAATGTCCATGAAAAGCAGCTCGGCAGCTCGACAAAAATttccatgaagagcagctcgacatCTCGGCAAGAATTCCaaatgaagagcagctcggcagctCGATAAGAATTCCCATGAAGAGCAGTTCGGTCACTCGACAAGAATGCCCTCACGAAAAGGGCAGCTCGGCACACAAATATTGCGAAGAGCTACTCAATATTATCGGCTCGTGCCAGCTAACCAGCATGACATTAGCTCGACAAAGCCAAACTGGCCCCTAAACTGGCTCAACAAAGCCAAACAAGCTCCATTATCAGTTCGGGTCAGCCGAACCCCATAACATCGGTTCGACAAAGCCGAATTGGCCCCTAAATAAGCTCGGACCAGTCGGCCTCCCTACATAGTgctaaaaagaagaagaagaagaagaagaagaagaagaagaagaaaaggggaAGAGATAAGGCAacttttgaaatttcaagaacAAGTTCTGAAAATTCAAAACTAAAGAGGGTAACTAATATGCCCTGAATACATCATTATCAAAGTAAAAGGAAACCAAAACTCAACATTGATGAGGGAAATCATTGCCCAAGTCAAATGCTCTAGCAAGAGCATATAGCTCCAATCCAATAATTGCTAGATAGATCCACGCTGGTGTGCAATAATAGCTGGAGTGATCCATGCTGGACGTCATAATTGTGGGTCTCCCCAAGAGTCAAACCTCGCTACTATAAAATGAGGTAACATAGAGGAGCAAAGGTATGTCATTATAAACCATACTTTATTGTTGCTTCATAAATCtcaaagtcaatccctgactCAGGCATTGGAGAGATCCCCCAGAGCacaccccgagtcctccaagcGAATCTTCTTTTCATTCTTTTCAGGTGATCGAGATCGGAAAGTTCGTCGGAGGTCATTGACATTTTTTATTTAGAAACAATTATGTAAATGAAATCCAACAAATAGTTCATAATCACTCTAATGAGAACGTCGGAGATTAGACAAGAGAACATGTCACGATCCCATATCAAATTTCTATTCAGATTTTGAGCTTTTAAGGATGCTTTTGATTCTAACCATATCTTTTATAAGATGAAATCATGAAACCAGTAAATCAATATTAAAACAAGCTCATTGAAATTTGGGCAAAATCGTTACACTTATCCACTATGCTTAAAAAACATTATTTGTTGAAGAGCTTTATtaacattattaattaaattgcttaaaagaagaagaagaaaaaaagaagaagcctaACATGTCTTTACATGttatattcatcaaatatacaaatatatataaatatatacaaataggTATTATAAAATTGTTATGGAagaatcaaataaaatcaaatgaaaaattaaatcaatttaattacttaatttttatattattttattttcattcacTTCATTCCATTTGGTAAAAGAAACATGGCACTAGGGGTGTTCATTGTTCGGTTACCAAACCGTACCTTCAGAAATCAAATCGAACCGAAggtatttttatgaattaaaatcaATTCAAATCCTTCAATTAACTAATGGTCTAGTTAATTGATGATTcggtttgattatttgattcgaACCGGttctcaaatattataattttttaaataaaaataagatattTTACTTAAGTTTTGATTTAGCATGTATATttacactttatttatataaattaatcacTTAAAAATTATTTGTGCACACTATTTTGTAACTTTGaaatatattatgtatattatgatataatcgATTCGGTTGGGGTAGCTTTCAATTCATGAAtatcaaatcaaaattgaactgaTACttgaaaatcattaaaaaaaatccaaaattgaaTCAAATGGATTGATTAATCGAAATATTGATTTGATTAGGTTGTGATCAAATTTTCGAATCAGATTGGTTTTTAAATAACCGTTAGTGATGGAGCGAAAAAATGAGAAGGCTTTGGTGCGTGGGGTGGGGACGAATTTGAGCATTCCAAAATCAAAAGTGGCTCGAGAGGTAATTATGCGTAAAATTGTGGTGTCTATGTAATTTAGTCAAAATTATGAACGAAAAAAAAAAGTAGTGGGAAGACTAAAATCTCCGGCACCTCCTTTTTGTTTTGCTTCGAAAGAGAATAGACGACTTACACAGCTCCCGGCCTCCCTGTATCTTTCGGGCTTTCTCGGTATTCTCTGAAGGTAAGGCGTTTCTGCTCAAAATCTTATGGCGTAAAATTAGATGTTCTGATATCAATATTGTGTACTATCTATTTGTTGATACATGTCAAAGTTGCGGTTTTAGGTGTTCGATTAATCTTGTTCTTGATCAGTTTCCTTAATTCTACCcataaattgaatatttttttatttgcttGTAGATTCTGTGTGGGTTTTGATCGGCTGAACCAATTGCCTGTTTTGCAATAAGGGGGAGATGATGGATTGGGGGTTTTTTGTTAATGGAGGCTCCTCATCCTCTTCCAGTTTATCGGCCTTGGCTCAGCCTTTTAGGGTTGATCGATCTGTTAATAAACCCAATTCGAACCCACTTGTGCCTTTAACTGAACCGCCTTGTGCTGCCCCTTTTAATCCCTCTCTGCACAACTTGAACCCACTTGTGCATTTGTCTGAAGCACCTTGTGTTGTCCCCTTTAATCCTTCTCTACACAACTCAAACCCACGTATGCATTTAAAGGAACCACCTTGCGGTGCCCCTTTCAACCCCTCTCTGCAAAATTGGCTCTATTCACACAATCCCACTTCTATACCTGATTTCCTTGCCGGTACTGAATCAGAAGTTGATTCCTTGTGTGCCGCCACCTGTCTACCTTCCCCAAATCCGTACAGATTCTCCGGCTCCCTGTCTATTCACTTACCCGATAACTCTTTACCTCCCTTAAACTCTAGTCCTATGGCTGCAACTGATGAATTCTCATATGCTCAAAGTTCTGACAGCCTTATAACAAGTCTTATTGAAACCGAACCATATTACCCCCAATATGTCCCGCCTGCTGTTCATGACAATAGTCCATTGGCGGTCCTTAGTGAACCTGGTTATGATTTTTTATCTACTTCCCATGTTGCTCGGTTGAGTGGATCTTTTCAAGATGATTGCACTCAAAGTTTGTCCGGTTTGGAGCATCCAGCTGGGTGGAGTGGCTTTTGGAATGGATTGGCAGATGGGAAGCAGGGCAAACAGATGAACTTTGATGGGAGTTTTTCCGCAAAGGAGATTAATGTTGCTGGTTCATCCATTTACAAGGATTTTATGAAGCAAGGTATCTCAACTTCCTTTAGGATTTTAGAGTCCCCATATTGATaatcttaaattttttattattgctTCATTTGAGTTATCACGCTTGTGGATGTAGGGTACCTCCAGAAAAAGGTTCcaaattttgacaagtttgtAAGCAGATTTGTCATTTATTTTCAATTGAGTATATAAATATCTGCACCTCTGCATTCATACACAtttgagtgtttagggttttagttcattTTGAGAATGTCAATcatacaaatgattttgaaaaagaaaaaagaaaacttcttttttttttttttgtttcataaAGGGtgggttttggggggggggggggagaacaAAGAGTTGGGGGGTGTTGGAGACAGCATGGGAATTGAGTTACCATAATGAATACCCCATGCTCTATGTTATCACATTACCCTTGAGGTAGGTGCAGGTCCTTGGTCAAACAAggtttaatatttaatttattacatTATATTTAGCCCTGGGATTGCTTCCTTGTCCCAATGAAATTAGAAGGGTGTTATGTAGAGAAATAGAAGCACAGAATTTGTGTCCCTTTCAATGTATGTGGTGCCCTAGCCATAGCTGAGTTAGtggtgtttttttgtttttttaatcttAGGGCCCACAAACAATATCTGCCACAGTAATTAATATAGGGTTCAGACTACAGACCTTTTGAATGGAGATGGAGAAAAAAAGTTGTACATCCAGCACTGTTGCAAGTGTGATTTTCATTAGAGTAGTGGTTTGATTACCAAGATCACACATCCTCTTGAATCAGATTATGTTTATACTTGAGGAAGGGGCATCTTGGTACTATAACATATGAAAATGAATTTTCTGCTAACACTCGTATCTGCAAAGCAAGAATTCTTCACCATTGAATTCTATGCAGTCCTCTATAATTCCAATGACAAGTAGTGTGTTGAAATTAGAAGTAATTGGTAATTTGTTTGGCATTTTTATGAAAACTGGTTGTGCCTTGCTTCTTTGAAGAGTTTATTATGTTAGAAGTTTCGGTAGGAGGAAAGAGAGGAAAGTTTTTTCGCACTGTACTGTCTAGCTATTATTTGGTGCATTTGGTtagaaagaaatgctagaaaCTTAAGCGCTTCCGGTAGTATGGTTTGGAGCAAAATGGTGTTCCTTGCATCCCTTCAGTGCTCAACCAATGGATTTTTTTTTgtcatgtttctttggaagacGTGCAGTGGGATTGGTTGgcatgaattttttaaaattgtattgtatttacttttttttttttttagctattTTCTTTTTGTAATGAGAGGATATCTTGTTCTCCCTAGGTTTTCTTTTCTTGATTGTACTCCCTTCTTCCTTCAGTATAATTTTTGTttgtcaaaaaaataataataacaataatcaaGCTTCAAAAGAACTCCACCAACATGGTATAATGATTTTTCTCAACTTGTATCTACAAATTCTGCTATGATTAATTATTGCACTGTAGGGAGCAGAGCAGAGTCAGCGGACGCCTTATTGTCTATTAAATCGTTGGTTTTGCCCTTTTTTCTTTAGTGCCTAGCCCACAGCCTGGCCGTTCTTATGTTTAATTGCCCTCAAAGATTAACCCACAGTTGACCCTCTCTGTTGCATTTTGCAATCATTAATCTACATATTTATAACTTTCGATTTGGATCTTGTGatgtttttcaaaacaaaaagaaaatatatagaaATGTTTCGGAAGGCAAAGGTGTTAAGACTATGTTTTAAACCTTATGAGGCAACGCAGATACCTTTttggaattttaatttttagataaaaatatgtaaataaattgcattttttaaaaaaaaaataaggggggggggggataattATAATATTACAAAGTTTGAATTGTTTTTAATTCTAAGATCAACTTggaaattttattgaaaaaagcGCACGTTGTGCCTTTTGAATGAATGTGTAAGCCGCACCACATAATGTGTTTGCCTttctcaatattcatattttgGACTCTGCCTCAAGGTGTTTTGTGTTTGCTTTGTAGTCAGGTGAGCCTCAAGCTTTTTAAAACATTGATATAGAGTATTGGGTAGTTCACTTGGTCTGCATCTTGTTTGAAATTGTTATTAATAACCTCTTATCATTATTCTTTATTATTCATGCTTTGGTGTAGGTGCTCCAGCAGTTGAGAGCTTGAGCAGATGTGAAGAAGTTGCTGCTGTTTCAGATAGAAAATATGTCAATACTCAGGGAAGAGAAAACTGCATTGGATCCCCAACTACAGAACAGCCATATGATAAATACTCCTTAGGGCAAAATCCTAAGTTTATCCCTGTGGAATCATCAAGAGCACCAGTCTTGGGACCTACTTTAATTTTTCCAGAAAATCATCCTCAATCATCATCCCTAGAATCAGTCTCAAACTCCTTCAACCATCCAAAGCTGTATGGTGCTTTGCATGAGAAATCCTCACCGGCAATTGTCATTAGACCGCCCTCTTCTGGCACCAGTTCTTCAACAACAGATaaaatttcttccaaaaatgtgaatttcattGGCAATGCTGTAACTGATTATAGTGAGGATTTTGCTGGCTCTACTCCATCTAACAGAAAGGAACCTCACCATCCAGTTTGTTATCAAGGGAAAGAAGTCCGCGAAGACACAGGCCAGCTGAGCATTGGCATGGAAAGAAATGACCTGATCTTTGTCAAATCATCTGCATTGGAAAAGAAAGAGGTGTCAAACACTCTTGTTGCTAACAATGTATTGGATCAAGCAATATCTGAACATAAAGTTTCTCAAATAGATTGCTCAGATAACTTCCAGATAGGAATAGGTGCTGAAGCTGCTGATTCTACTGAGAAGTTATCTGAGAGTTTAGATTATTACAACCCTGCTGTGGATTCCCCATGTTGGAAAGGAGCTCCAGCTTCTAAATTTTCTCCATTTGAAGTTTCCGAAGATGCGACTCGGCAGCTTCTGACCAAAAAAATAGAAGCATGTGGTGATTTGAATCTTCCCAACCCTTCTATTTTTCCGCTCAACACCAATGATGGAGTGAAAGTTTCCTCTAAAAAAGTTGGTGGAAACACTATGTACCCTGGGGATGAGTGTCTGCAAAATGGTTTATCATTTTCTCTGAAAAATTCTTTGATTTCAAATCAATCTAGAGAACAAAGATCACATGATGCTGTGAAAGCAGGATTCCAAGGCCAAAAGTTGAACAGCATTCAATTTCCTGATTACATCCATGAACCAAGAAAAGAATTTGCCTTGCACATCAAATTGAAAGGTGATTCTGACTCTAGAGCTCACAGCCTGCAACCTATGCTGGAAGAAGGTAATTTTGCTTGTGATAATACAATTTCATCAGGGGTTGGTTTCTCAGATGCTGGAATGAGTAGCCATGATGTGTCAGAAGGGGGTTCTATACAATTCCAGGCCGCAGAATATGTGCCATGTCTGCCTTGCTGTGGGAAAAATGATCCTGCTAAGCTTGTCAAACCACATAAAGGAGAGTTCTCCCCCAAAATGAATGTACAGATGATAGTTAATACAGTTCATAACCTGTCTGAATTGCTTTTATTTCATTGTTATAATGATGATGCATATGATTTGAGAGAACATGATCGTGATGCCCTTAAGAATGTAATCAAGAATCTTGATGCTTGCATGGTAAAGGCGGAACCAATGTCTTCAAAACAGGTATTACTTCTCCCCAGCAAGGCGCTACTCATTTTCTTGCAGATCTGTGTGATATTAACATGGTATATTTTTCTGTCTCTGTTCGATGTTTTATTATGTTCAATTATTTGATACGTTAGGAAGTATTATTTCTCCATTATTTAGTTGAGTCTGCAAATCTCTTGAACTATCCTGCCAATATTAGTGGACTCCTTGATTGCAGTTGTCATGTGTAGTAGTTTCTTTAGTGGACaagttcaaatattttttttcgaTTATGACACTGATCTCTGTGTCTAGTAAAGCAGTAAACATTGACACTTCTTTCTTGTACGCCTAACTCCCCTCCACTCCCTTTTATTGTTCCTTTTTTGGGTTTTCCTTTTCATTAtagaattattttattttatttttttcaattctaCTAAAGCAATAGCTATTCCTTTTTTTTGGCAATCATGCTTGTGCCTTCATAATTTGTGTCACAATTTTGTGCAGTTTTTATCGTATGTGTATGCTAGAGTCAGTTGATTACAACTTTAGCCCATAAACAAACCCTGTTCAGAATCTTTGTTATAATGTCTTTTCCAGGATGCCACCCCCCAGGGGGTGAAAGAAACTGATGTTAATGTTCAGGGTCAGGTC
The Malania oleifera isolate guangnan ecotype guangnan chromosome 13, ASM2987363v1, whole genome shotgun sequence DNA segment above includes these coding regions:
- the LOC131146029 gene encoding uncharacterized protein LOC131146029 isoform X4 → MMDWGFFVNGGSSSSSSLSALAQPFRVDRSVNKPNSNPLVPLTEPPCAAPFNPSLHNLNPLVHLSEAPCVVPFNPSLHNSNPRMHLKEPPCGAPFNPSLQNWLYSHNPTSIPDFLAGTESEVDSLCAATCLPSPNPYRFSGSLSIHLPDNSLPPLNSSPMAATDEFSYAQSSDSLITSLIETEPYYPQYVPPAVHDNSPLAVLSEPGYDFLSTSHVARLSGSFQDDCTQSLSGLEHPAGWSGFWNGLADGKQGKQMNFDGSFSAKEINVAGSSIYKDFMKQGAPAVESLSRCEEVAAVSDRKYVNTQGRENCIGSPTTEQPYDKYSLGQNPKFIPVESSRAPVLGPTLIFPENHPQSSSLESVSNSFNHPKLYGALHEKSSPAIVIRPPSSGTSSSTTDKISSKNVNFIGNAVTDYSEDFAGSTPSNRKEPHHPVCYQGKEVREDTGQLSIGMERNDLIFVKSSALEKKEVSNTLVANNVLDQAISEHKVSQIDCSDNFQIGIGAEAADSTEKLSESLDYYNPAVDSPCWKGAPASKFSPFEVSEDATRQLLTKKIEACGDLNLPNPSIFPLNTNDGVKVSSKKVGGNTMYPGDECLQNGLSFSLKNSLISNQSREQRSHDAVKAGFQGQKLNSIQFPDYIHEPRKEFALHIKLKGDSDSRAHSLQPMLEEGNFACDNTISSGVGFSDAGMSSHDVSEGGSIQFQAAEYVPCLPCCGKNDPAKLVKPHKGEFSPKMNVQMIVNTVHNLSELLLFHCYNDDAYDLREHDRDALKNVIKNLDACMVKAEPMSSKQGQVNCQHTQEEVKHYTMFDKKDGIIPLKDDLDVEKYNDMTKSIKKILHDNFHDEDETNPRTLLFKNAWLEAEAALCSVSYRARFDRMKIEMGKCNFLQPKENDVAGEKLLSSKASHDANMVENSSSEAKDSDVSIQDSLISSTDGHVDDVEASVMARLHILKCRDENSDSMSTGKQLLPEVVDLGFTGKENRQSLNRDRCENESLGLIVEPDLLCRTANYAEDKFGLLLQCSEPEAMKEFGVCSTDDQVIQSCGNSRPGKQLPGWYDNSSSEWEHVLKEELPWQN
- the LOC131146029 gene encoding uncharacterized protein LOC131146029 isoform X2; the encoded protein is MMDWGFFVNGGSSSSSSLSALAQPFRVDRSVNKPNSNPLVPLTEPPCAAPFNPSLHNLNPLVHLSEAPCVVPFNPSLHNSNPRMHLKEPPCGAPFNPSLQNWLYSHNPTSIPDFLAGTESEVDSLCAATCLPSPNPYRFSGSLSIHLPDNSLPPLNSSPMAATDEFSYAQSSDSLITSLIETEPYYPQYVPPAVHDNSPLAVLSEPGYDFLSTSHVARLSGSFQDDCTQSLSGLEHPAGWSGFWNGLADGKQGKQMNFDGSFSAKEINVAGSSIYKDFMKQGAPAVESLSRCEEVAAVSDRKYVNTQGRENCIGSPTTEQPYDKYSLGQNPKFIPVESSRAPVLGPTLIFPENHPQSSSLESVSNSFNHPKLYGALHEKSSPAIVIRPPSSGTSSSTTDKISSKNVNFIGNAVTDYSEDFAGSTPSNRKEPHHPVCYQGKEVREDTGQLSIGMERNDLIFVKSSALEKKEVSNTLVANNVLDQAISEHKVSQIDCSDNFQIGIGAEAADSTEKLSESLDYYNPAVDSPCWKGAPASKFSPFEVSEDATRQLLTKKIEACGDLNLPNPSIFPLNTNDGVKVSSKKVGGNTMYPGDECLQNGLSFSLKNSLISNQSREQRSHDAVKAGFQGQKLNSIQFPDYIHEPRKEFALHIKLKGDSDSRAHSLQPMLEEGNFACDNTISSGVGFSDAGMSSHDVSEGGSIQFQAAEYVPCLPCCGKNDPAKLVKPHKGEFSPKMNVQMIVNTVHNLSELLLFHCYNDDAYDLREHDRDALKNVIKNLDACMVKAEPMSSKQDATPQGVKETDVNVQGQVNCQHTQEEVKHYTMFDKKDGIIPLKDDLDVEKYNDMTKSIKKILHDNFHDEDETNPRTLLFKNAWLEAEAALCSVSYRARFDRMKIEMGKCNFLQPKENDVAGEKLLSSKASHDANMVENSSSEAKDSDVSIQDSLISSTDGHVDDVEASVMARLHILKCRDENSDSMSTGKQLLPEVVDLGFTGKENRQSLNRDRCENESLGLIVEPDLLCRTANYAEDKFGLLLQCSEPEAMKEFGVCSTDDQVIQSCGNSRPGKQLPGWYDNSSSEWEHVLKEELPWQN
- the LOC131146029 gene encoding uncharacterized protein LOC131146029 isoform X1, with product MMDWGFFVNGGSSSSSSLSALAQPFRVDRSVNKPNSNPLVPLTEPPCAAPFNPSLHNLNPLVHLSEAPCVVPFNPSLHNSNPRMHLKEPPCGAPFNPSLQNWLYSHNPTSIPDFLAGTESEVDSLCAATCLPSPNPYRFSGSLSIHLPDNSLPPLNSSPMAATDEFSYAQSSDSLITSLIETEPYYPQYVPPAVHDNSPLAVLSEPGYDFLSTSHVARLSGSFQDDCTQSLSGLEHPAGWSGFWNGLADGKQGKQMNFDGSFSAKEINVAGSSIYKDFMKQGAPAVESLSRCEEVAAVSDRKYVNTQGRENCIGSPTTEQPYDKYSLGQNPKFIPVESSRAPVLGPTLIFPENHPQSSSLESVSNSFNHPKLYGALHEKSSPAIVIRPPSSGTSSSTTDKISSKNVNFIGNAVTDYSEDFAGSTPSNRKEPHHPVCYQGKEVREDTGQLSIGMERNDLIFVKSSALEKKEVSNTLVANNVLDQAISEHKVSQIDCSDNFQIGIGAEAADSTEKLSESLDYYNPAVDSPCWKGAPASKFSPFEVSEDATRQLLTKKIEACGDLNLPNPSIFPLNTNDGVKVSSKKVGGNTMYPGDECLQNGLSFSLKNSLISNQSREQRSHDAVKAGFQGQKLNSIQFPDYIHEPRKEFALHIKLKGDSDSRAHSLQPMLEEGNFACDNTISSGVGFSDAGMSSHDVSEGGSIQFQAAEYVPCLPCCGKNDPAKLVKPHKGEFSPKMNVQMIVNTVHNLSELLLFHCYNDDAYDLREHDRDALKNVIKNLDACMVKAEPMSSKQDATPQGVKETDVNVQGQVNCQHTQEEVKHYTMFDKKDGIIPLKDDLDVEKYNDMTKSIKKILHDNFHDEDETNPRTLLFKNAWLEAEAALCSVSYRARFDRMKIEMGKCNFLQPKVVSENDVAGEKLLSSKASHDANMVENSSSEAKDSDVSIQDSLISSTDGHVDDVEASVMARLHILKCRDENSDSMSTGKQLLPEVVDLGFTGKENRQSLNRDRCENESLGLIVEPDLLCRTANYAEDKFGLLLQCSEPEAMKEFGVCSTDDQVIQSCGNSRPGKQLPGWYDNSSSEWEHVLKEELPWQN